The Leptodactylus fuscus isolate aLepFus1 chromosome 5, aLepFus1.hap2, whole genome shotgun sequence genome segment AACCACACGGACAGACATATGTAAGTAGAAACAGGTTTATTGGCTATGACTGAATATTGATAAGAATTAGATGGGTTTATATAGACTGATACATAAATACAGTCTGAATTTTGAACAGAGAATCACTACGGTGCCTACATTACATAGGTAACTACAATGGCAGATTGTAGGAAGACTAGTGAAGTTATAATGTTCTTTATTTCAGTTCTGACAATTGGTCAACTTTATTTTCTATGCTACTGATGCTAGACATTTGGCCGAACATCTTCTAATGTATTTTcacaattaacttttttttaaagatttttttccagGATTTATCAATTTATGACTTGTCTATAGAtttggtcatcaattgaagatcaaggaaggtctaacacccaggaccccatgGATAAGCTGTGGTGTAGCCtccgtcacattcattggtcgcAACTCAATCcccagtgaatgggctgagctgtgataccaagtacAGCCGCTATACAATGCACATATATACAATGTGCAGGGCTTTGGGGTTCTTTCTAATGATGTTGCAGTCTTCTCTAATAGTTGATCATGGTTTCCTCTGATCTTCAATCTATAACCTTTCCTAAGGATAGTTGATCAATTAATATGCCTGGAATCAATTGATATTCCATTTTTATAAGAGACCGTGCAGTGTTCGGGGGGGGGAGATAAGGGGGTATTATTTAGCAGAACAGGTAATTGAGCATGTAAGATAATGGCATTTCATTCTGCAGCCAAAATAGACAAAGTGCACGTGTCACAGGTTGTATGTATTGTCACAGGTTCCTCTAATATGCATAATGTTCTTGAAGATGGATTCATAATGTAgacttacagatgtagcagagctgagtttgttattaAATAACAGCACCATACCCACAGCTCTGCTAGGTCTGTGTTCACACATACTTCTCCTTAAATACAGTTATATGAGAATGGGGCTGCTGTTGGCATCAATGGGATATAGGGACATTATTTTGGAAATAGAATTTCTTCTTTGTCACAGATATCTGTAGGCTCTTCTTCTTACCAccaccaggaggaggaggaggacagagtgaaAGTAAATTTGGCACAACCGATCTCCTTATTTTTGTGGGTCAGAATACCAGTTACTCTGTAACTTCCGTCAGCCATCCAGGAGGGGAGAGAAATGTTCGGGATCTTAAAACTGGTAGTAGGAAGAGCATAGGAACCCTGAAAAAGAAGAATAGTAGAattataatatcactataaaaagtGATGACAATATTCATAAGTCATGTATGGCTAGGATGGAGAGAGAGTAGATTCCTAATACCCAGGAAAATATTGTGTTGTGACAATAGTgacaccctgtacaccctatatTAGGACATATGGATGGCATACTTAGGACTTTCCTCTGTCATCCAGGTAGGTTACCAGTGCGTAAGAGCTGAGGTGGTCTTAAGATGTGCATGGACGGCTATTGGTCTGAATGCCCACTATTCAATATTATATTTCCCCTGAAGGGGCTGCTGCAAGGGAGATATTGGCTTCACATGACCTTCCCCTGAAAAAGCAGCTCAGCCATGTACTCCAGCAGCTCCAATATGAAGGGGTTGTCAGTGATGACGACCATTTAAGAAATGTATATTTTGAAGACAATGAAATGCATTACTCCAAGGAGTCTGCAAAAGATACttacagctttaaaggggcagtggCAGGGAAGGCCATAGGTTGCCAGAGGTCCTGGGCACTGCTGTCCTGGCTTGAAGAAAGCATCCAGCAGGTTACAGACATCATGGTAGGTGCAGCTGCCAAATTCATCGATACAGGGGACGGTCAGCCATTCACCCAGCAGTTCCTTCTCAGCAGAGATTTTGATCTGGCATACACAGAGAAACATAAGTCTATGTATTTCACCATAGAACAAATATAAGTTACAACATTTTGGAGGGTGGGACTATAGACAAGTGATTGGAGTCAGCCATTAATATGTGAGGCTGTGTAGGAAATGACCAAAGCCTCTTCTACTGCCATCATTGTGTAATGGTGCAGACTAGTAGGATGTAACCTTACCTGGAGAGGAGAACTTAGGGGCACATCAGTGTTCAGGACGATAGAGACAGTCACATCTCCAGGGATAGAGACAGGATCGGGGCTAATAGAAAGACTTTTGATTGTTCCAGGGAGTTTTCCTGAATCACAGTTTTCCCATGTTATACTCTTCACTTCCTGTGAGAAAGATGATTTACATAAAACTATTAGCACAACCCGCACtcttaaaataaaacattttaaacaaattttttttgaaaTGACAACACTTTTGCGCTGCACTGTGCTGAGGTAAGAGTCAATGCAGCAAGGTGGCTTGCTTGTGGTTCATCCTATTGACTTGCACCGTTTGGGTTCTGCGATCCAACAATAGGGCACCATCTGCTTGGTGTATGggtgtttgaatgggttttcactAAGGAGCACATTCATAATACCGTGGTTAATGTCTGttactgtcttccatcataggatgacagactgattctgtgtccatgcCCATAGATATTAATGTAAACAACAAAGccatcttccatcatgtttacttttgtaacggaagataaagtcctgcatgcaatgGGAAAGGATAAAGAATCAGTCTGTGTtcattctctgcaacagtttaatgtccgttgctgtcattccgtgacagaagacagcaacgaacgttaacaatggtagtgtgaatgccccctaacactccaaaaacatactaggGGTATCTGGGGACTAAATCTGACCTATTTTCAAGCCGGGTTCTGTCAGTGCTGCAGACAAGGTTTCTGTACTGTTCCAactgatattaaaggggctctatcagcaaaatcatggtgatagagccccacatatgcgtgaatagtctttaaaaaggctattcaggcaccggtgaACTTATATTAAACGCCCCCCCCCGcttctttaaaataaaaccctaaaacagaatatgttcaacttaccgaatgtgcacggtgggcgggcagtcagggtctgacgtcatctatagccatgcctcctcttccagcgatgtcctcgggtctcgtctaactagcgaactgacattgataaaaaatggcacgCACGCAttcgcagtagtagaagcagcatgctactgcgcatgcacccgcgcaatttttttttatcaatgtcagtttgctagttagacgggacccgaggacatcgctggaagaggaggcgtggctgaagatgacctcggaccctgaatgcccgccccccgtgcacgttcggtaagttgaacatattctgttttagggttttagtttaaaacgggggggcgggggtagtttaatataactttaccggtgcctgaatagcctttttaaagactattcacgcatatgtggggctctatcagcatgatagcatgattttgctgatagagcccctttaatgtcattgTAACCAGCACCAGGTATCCAAGTTGATCCGCTTCCTCCTTGCCTGTACTATGGGGGCTGGCTTTTATTATAATGATTTACTCTGCCAGCACCCATAGTGTAGGTAACAATGCTGAATATGGAGAAGAGACAAATATACTTGAGTGATGGTTCTCATTGAGAGGTCCATAGTCAAAACCAGCCCAGAAACCCAATGTGCCACAGTGATACAACTAATCCcagaaaaaaagttaaatttaGTACCTGGATAACCCATTCGATATAATGCTGATAGGACTGTATGGAGACTGTAGGATACGGTTAGTCATAGTTGGGGTCATGAGGAATAACACCAAACCGTAACAGATCATTCCGTAATAAATCGTCCAGTAAAAGCATTACCTGCACTAtcctttacatgatgtacatCACAAATGGACGGTGACAAAAACTTCCTTTAATCTGCAATTTAGATTTTAAGCCCCAATGGCGACAGTGACTGATTTGAACCATGAAAATCTCTTTACAACgttgtgttggcgctatataactcAATATCATACATCATACAGCTCAAAATGTATTCAGGATTATCATAATATCTTGTTGCGAAATGTGAAATAAATTGTCAGTATATTCTAGTACTAGATCTAATAagaacagtgccactcttgtctGTGGACTgtttctggtactgcagctcaggtcaGGAGACTTTATCTGACGGGTtgtcggtattgcagctcagccccattcagctGAGTAAGCCTAAATGAGACGTACCCTAAAGACATAGTTGTCCTTGAAGTACATGGGGgccgagttgcaataccagaaacGGGACAGGGACTTAAAGTGGTGATGCTTCTGAAATAAAAGCAAGTTATTTTTCTAATTCAGTATAGACCCCTTAAATTATGATCGCAGGCAGTATTGTACCAATTCCTGCTACCCGAGGAATGGTCAACCTGTCCCACAAAAAGAATATTTTTGACATTGATAGAAGCTATCAGTAGCAGCTTTACATAGGAGTGCAGGGAAATGTATTGCATTATCTTCAGCAACAATAAAACACTGCAGAATGGTAACAAATAaagacaaatccagctctgctacatccgtatgCTATAGCTATGTGAATACATGCCAACAGGATGATAGAAATTCTATTACATCCAGTAATGGTACATGCAATAATGAATCTGTATACTCAGTAATGAATTGTATTGTCAAGCAGGATGTAAGTGATGCACAGTATtgatcccccttccccccttgcAT includes the following:
- the LOC142205031 gene encoding ganglioside GM2 activator-like isoform X2, coding for MANLAFCFLVALAAVGQLTGALEVKSITWENCDSGKLPGTIKSLSISPDPVSIPGDVTVSIVLNTDVPLSSPLQIKISAEKELLGEWLTVPCIDEFGSCTYHDVCNLLDAFFKPGQQCPGPLATYGLPCHCPFKAGSYALPTTSFKIPNISLPSWMADGSYRVTGILTHKNKEIGCAKFTFTLSSSSSWWW
- the LOC142205031 gene encoding ganglioside GM2 activator-like isoform X1 codes for the protein MAKLAFCLLVALAALGHLSEGIIIIPWWKLATEVKSITWENCDSGKLPGTIKSLSISPDPVSIPGDVTVSIVLNTDVPLSSPLQIKISAEKELLGEWLTVPCIDEFGSCTYHDVCNLLDAFFKPGQQCPGPLATYGLPCHCPFKAGSYALPTTSFKIPNISLPSWMADGSYRVTGILTHKNKEIGCAKFTFTLSSSSSWWW